One part of the Calypte anna isolate BGI_N300 chromosome 14, bCalAnn1_v1.p, whole genome shotgun sequence genome encodes these proteins:
- the RBBP6 gene encoding E3 ubiquitin-protein ligase RBBP6 isoform X3 — protein MSCVHYKFSSKLNYDTVTFDGLHISLCDLKRQIMGREKLKAADCDLQITNAQTKEEYTDDSALIPKNSSVIVRRIPIGGVKATSKTYVISRTEPVSGTSKAIDDSSASISLAQLTKTANLAEANASEEDKIKAMMTQSGHEYDPINYMKKPLGPPPPSYTCFRCGKPGHYIKNCPTNGDKNFESVPRIKKSTGIPRSFMMEVKDPNTKGAMLTNTGKYAIPTIDAEAYAIGKKEKPPFLPEEPSSSSEEDDPIPDELLCLICKDIMTDAVVIPCCGNSYCDECIRTALLESEEHTCPTCHQTDVSPDALIANKFLRQAVNNFKNETGYTKRLRKQVQQQQQQQQQPPPPPPPPPPPPLMRQTITRNLQPLLRPALPRQQDPLMIPLASLASRSALSSLGPGPGPGLPVNPSSVLVSDLPPAVSLSLREKPDGPFRDPDALLPPAALVSAAELSKSSPLSITSLLEEKGYQVPVLRQPALPSLLGPQGQSIPTTGHPMRAGAIRSAGGRPGWELANRGRPHSDRAQRTQAPSLPASAPVFVPVPPPPLYPPPPHALPLPPGVPPPQFPPQFPPGQPPSAGYPVPPPGYPPAPANMSSAWVPAAVPAAHSNTIPTTQAPPLSREEFYREQRRLKEEEKKKSKLDEFTNDFAKELMEYKKIQKERRRSFSRSKSPYSASSYSRSSYTYSKSRSGSSRSRSYSRSFSRSHSRSYSRSPPYPRRGKAKSRSYRSRSRSHGYHRSRSRSPPYRRYHSRSRSPVFRGQSPTKRTLPQGEGEREYFNRFREVPPYDVKAYYGRSVDFRDPFEKERYREWERNYREWYEKFYKGYAVGAQPRPPVARENFSPDRFGPPGTRRENSPYARGRREEYPGGQSHRNRNVAGNYPEKQSGREGHGIKDPTKSKEKEVENPLGDGKGNKHKKHRKRRKGDENEGFPSAELLEGARKPREPGTAEDVKADSLFMLPSRDDATPVRDEPMEADSISFKPVSEKEKKEKDKPKAKTDKTKRKADVAVPPKKDSTVKPAKASQEKADTDREKSPRTEPPVKKVKEELPKTESAKTSSSQKDEKALGTPRKAHPKVAKDHPETRPAKEEKAKKEHPKEAKSEKPSNKEDKSKKPTEKSKPSDTKPEKRKRKADEKVDKEHEATSTKASKPETAESKTSPKGKTEPDGEKGERTPEKDKSGLLNPAKKIKLNRETGKKIVSGENVPPAKEHVEKPEPSSSKAKQEKAKGKVRRKVTAADGSSSTLVDYTSTSSTGGSPIKKTEEKTDTKRTVIKTLEEYNNDITAPAEDVIIMIQVPQSKWDKDDFESEEEDIKTPQVPPTVGKPASVIKNVSAKAPNPVKHTEKEVEPLEKTLKTTKESSYESSQHDTKSSKSSLSNEKGKTKDRDHSLLDKDTSEKRKSSAQPEKDHLERGTEQGNGKNTSQSSKESRSEKHDTGRGSTAKDFTPNRDKKSDHDGTREHSSSKRREEKSEAARRKDSPSRNRESASVQKSKPREERAEPSKKGAGDAKRSSYSPPRERKQAEHKAAHEAKRTSEEHKPLDKNAGKEKEKEKEKEKEKEKEKEKEKEKEKEKEKEKEKDKPVPEVKSIKEKEPTVSKPPPLKPESPEVKAEKENGADKSVAKAKAQLSSASRLSSDLTRETDEAAFVPDYNESDSESNVSAKEEEAAGKNPKEVKEKPLGDKVKEEGAAPAAEEQPEASRSQSQSSPSVSRSRSQSPSESQTRSHSSSASSGESQDSKKKKKKKEKKKHKKHKKHKKHKKHVGTETELEKSQKHKHKKKKSKKSKDKEKDDQKVKSVTT, from the exons ATGTCGTGCGTGCACTACAAGTTCTCCTCCAAGCTCAACTATGATACGGTCACCTTCGACGGCCTCCACATCTCCTTGTGCGACCTGAAGCGCCAGATCATGGGCCGCGAGAAGCTGAAGGCGGCGGACTGCGACCTGCAGATCACCAACGCCCAGACCAAAGAAG AATACACGGATGATAGTGCTCTGATTCCGAAGAACTCCTCAGTAATTGTTAGACGAATACCTATTGGAGGAGTTAAAGCTACCAGCAAAACATATGTTAT AAGTCGAACTGAGCCAGTGAGTGGAACATCAAAAGCA ATTGATGACTCTTCTGCATCTATTTCTCTGGCCCAGCTTACtaag ACTGCCAATCTGGCTGAAGCCAATGCTTCCgaagaagataaaataaaagctatgaTGACACAGTCTGGCCATGAATATGATCCAATCAA TTACATGAAGAAACCCTTGGGTCCACCTCCACCATCCTACACTTGTTTTCGGTGTGGAAAACCTGGCCACTACATAAAGAACTGCCCAACAAATGGG GACAAAAATTTTGAGTCTGTGCCCAGAATTAAAAAGAGCACAGGGATTCCCAGGAGCTTCATGATGGAGGTTAAAGACCCCAACACAAAGGGGGCCATGCTGACCAACACCGGGAAATACGCCATCCCCACCATCGATGC GGAAGCTTATGCTattggaaagaaggaaaagcctcCCTTCTTACCAGAGGAACCGTCCTCCTCCTCAGAAGAAGATGATCCTATTCCAGATGAGTTGTTATGTCTGATTTGTAAAGATATAATGACTGATGCAGTTGTTATTCCCTGCTGTGGAAACAGTTACTGTGATGAAT GTATTAGAACTGCATTACTGGAGTCTGAGGAGCATACCTGCCCAACTTGTCATCAAACTGATGTTTCTCCTGATGCATTAATTGCCAACAAGTTCCTGCGGCAG GCTGTGAATAACTTCAAAAATGAGACTGGCTACACAAAAAGGCTCCGTAAGCAGgttcagcagcaacagcagcagcagcagcagccaccacctccaccacctccaccacctccaccaCCCCTCATGAGGCAAACAATAACACGCAACCTCCAGCCTCTACTCCGGCCAGCCCTTCCCAGACAGCAGGATCCCCTGATGATACCATTGGCTTCTCTGGCTTCTCGTTCTGCTTTGTCATCCCTGGGCCCTGGCCCAGGACCTGGGCTGCCAGTAAATCCCTCTTCTGTCCTTGTCTCTGATCTCCCTCCAGCAGTGTCCCTGTCTCTGCGGGAAAAGCCCGATGGGCCCTTCCG TGATCCCGATGCTCTCTTACCCCCTGCTGCTCTCGTGTCTGCTGCTGAACTTTCTAAATCTTCCCCTCTGTCAATCACCAGTTTGTTGGAAGAGAAG GGCTATCAGGTTCCTGTGCTGAGACAACCAGCATTACCGAGTCTTCTGGGCCCTCAAGGACAATCAATACCCACAACTG GTCATCCAATGAGAGCTGGTGCCATTCGCTCAGCAGGTGGCAGACCAGGCTGGGAGCT TGCAAACCGCGGGCGCCCTCACAGTGACCGTGCCCAGAGGACTCAGGCCCCGTCTCTGCCTGCCTCAGCTCCCGTCTTTGTGCCTGTGCCTCCACCTCCCCTCTACCCTCCACCACCCCATGCACTTCCTCTTCCTCCGGGGGTGCCACCACCACAGTTTCCTCCTCAGTTTCCACCTGGTCAGCCTCCATCTGCTGGGTACCCTGTTCCCCCTCCTGGAtaccccccagctcctgcaaaCATGTCATCAGCTTGGGTACCCGCAGCAGTACCAGCAGCTCACTCAAACACCATCCCAACGACCCAAGCACCTCCTTTATCTAGGGAGGAGTTTTACAGAGAGCAGCGGAGGCTCAAAGAGGA ggaaaagaaaaagtccaAACTTGATGAGTTTACAAATGATTTTGCTAAGGAATTGATGGAATATAAAAAGATTCAAAAGGAGCGTAGGCGTTCGTTTTCCAG gtCCAAGTCTCCCTATAGTGCATCATCTTATTCTAGAAGCTCCTATACCTACTCCAAGTCAAGATCAGGTTCCTCCCGCTCCCGCTCCTACTCCCGCTCCTTCAGCCGCTCCCATTCCCGCTCCTATTCCCGCTCACCTCCCTACCCCAGGAGAGGCAAAGCCAAGAGCCGCAGCTACCGCTCCCGCTCCCGCTCACACGGGTACCACCGCTCCCGCTCCAGGTCACCCCCGTACCGCCGCTACCACTCGCGCTCACGCTCCCCAGTGTTCCGGGGACAGTCTCCCACCAAACGGACTCTACCTCAAGGAGAGGGAGAACGGGAATACTTCAACAGGTTCCGAGAGGTCCCGCCCTACGACGTGAAAGCTTACTACGGCAGGTCTGTCGACTTCAGAGATCCCTTCGAAAAGGAGAGGTACAGAGAGTGGGAGAGGAACTACAGGGAATGGTACGAAAAGTTTTACAAGGGCTACGCCGTGGGTGCTCAGCCTCGGCCCCCCGTAGCCAGGGAGAACTTTTCCCCGGATAGGTTTGGTCCGCCCGGGACCAGACGAGAAAACTCACCCTATGCTCGGGGCCGCCGGGAGGAATATCCCGGAGGGCAAAGCCACAGGAATCGTAACGTAGCTGGAAATTATCCCGAGAAACAATCCGGGAGAGAGGGCCATGGCATCAAAGATCCCACGAAATCAaaagagaaggaggtggaaaatCCACTGGGTGACGGCAAAGGcaataaacataaaaaacacaggaagaggaggaaaggagatgaGAATGAAGGATTTCCCAGTGCGGAGCTGTTGGAAGGTGCCAGAAAGCCCAGAGAGCCAGGCACGGCAGAAGATGTTAAAGCAGACTCTCTGTTCATGCTGCCAAGCAGAGATGATGCCACCCCGGTGAGAGACGAGCCCATGGAAGCAGATTCCATTTCTTTCAAACCAGtgtcagaaaaggagaaaaaggagaaggataAGCCAAAAGCAAAGACTGACAAGACAAAGCGGAAAGCAGACGTGGCTGTTCCCCCTAAAAAAGACAGCACAGTAAAACCAGCAAAGGCCTCCCAGGAGAAGGCAGACACTGACCGTGAAAAATCCCCTCGAACAGAACCCCCTGTGAAAAAAGTGAAGGAGGAGTTGCCAAAAACAGAGAGTGCTAAAACATCTTCCTCTCAAAAGGATGAGAAGGCTCTTGGTACCCCACGGAAAGCTCACCCCAAAGTGGCAAAAGATCACCCAGAAACTAGACCAGCcaaggaggaaaaggcaaagaaagagcATCCAAAAGAAGCCAAGTCAGAGAAGCCCTCCAACAAAGAGGACAAGTCAAAGAAACCTACTGAAAAAAGCAAGCCTTCTGATACAAAACccgaaaaaagaaaaagaaaagcagatgaaaaggTTGATAAAGAACACGAAGCCACTTCCACAAAGGCCTCTAAACCAGAAACTGCTGAATCTAAAACATCACCGAAGGGAAAGACTGAGCCTGATGGTGAGAAAGGAGAACGAACTCCAGAGAAGGACAAATCTGGTTTACTTAACCCTGCAAAAAAGATTAAACTTAACCGAGAAACTGGTAAAAAGATTGTGAGTGGAGAAAACGTGCCACCTGCAAAAGAACATGTGGAGAAACCTGagccaagcagcagcaaagctaagcaagaaaaagcaaagggaaaagtgagaagaaaagtCACAGCAGCTGACGGGTCCAGTTCAACTCTTGTAGATTATACCAG CACAAGTTCCACTGGAGGAAGCCCCAttaaaaagactgaagaaaagacAGATACAAAACGAACGGTCATTAAGACCCTGGAGGAGTACAATAATGATATAACAGCCCCTGCTGAAGATGTCATTATTATGATCCAGGTTCCTCAGTCAAAGTGGGATAAAGATGACTTTGAGTCTGAAGAGGAAGACATTAAAACTCCCCAGGTACCTCCAACTGTAGGAAAACCTGCCAGTGTTATCAAAAATGTCAGTGCTAAGGCACCAAACCCCgtaaaacacactgaaaaagaGGTGGAGCCTTtggagaaaacactgaaaaccacAAAAGAGTCAAGTTATGAAAGCTCTCAGCATGACACAAAAAGTTCAAAAAGTTCTCTGtcaaatgagaaaggaaaaaccaaagACCGTGATCATTCTCTGTTAGACAAGGACACTTCtgagaagaggaagagcagTGCTCAGCCGGAAAAGGACCACTTGGAACGTGGAACTGagcaaggaaatggaaaaaatacttccCAATCTTCCAAAGAAAGCAGGTCTGAGAAACATGATACTGGCCGTGGATCCACAGCTAAAGACTTCACTCCTAACAGAGACAAAAAATCTGACCACGATGGCACCAGAGAGCATTCTAGTTCCAAGCgtagagaggaaaagagtgAAGCAGCCAGGAGGAAAGATTCCCCTTCTCGAAACAGGGAATCTGCATCAGTCCAGAAGAGCAAGCCCAGGGAGGAGCGAGCAGAGCCATCCAAAAAGGGAGCTGGAGATGCCAAAAGGAGCAGCTACAGCCCCCCACGGGAGAGAAAGCAGGCAGAGCACAAAGCTGCCCACGAGGCCAAGCGTACCTCGGAGGAGCACAAACCTCTGgataaaaatgcaggaaaagagaaagaaaaagagaaagagaaagaaaaagagaaagagaaagaaaaagagaaagagaaagagaaagaaaaagaaaaggagaaagaaaaagagaaagacaagcCTGTGCCAGAAGTAAAGAGCATTAAAGAGAAAGAGCCAACTGTTAGCAAACCACCACCTTTGAAACCAGAATCCCCAGAGGTAAAAGCTGAGAAGGAGAACGGGGCTGATAAGAGTGTGGCCAAGGCCAAGGCTCAGCTCAGCAGCGCCTCCCGCCTCTCCTCGGACCTGACACGAGAGACTGATGAGGCTGCATTTGTACCAGACTACAACGAGAGTGACAGTGAGAGTAATGTGTCTGCAAAAGAGGAGGAAGCTGCGGGGAAAAACCCCAAGGAAGTGAAAGAGAAGCCCCTTGGTGATAAGGTGAAGGAGGaaggggcagccccagctgcgGAGGAGCAGCCTGAAGCCAGCAGGAGTCAGAGTCAGAGCAGCCCCAGCGTCAGCCGCAGCCGGAGCCAGAGCCCCTCTGAGAGTCAGACTCGAAGccacagcagcagtgccagctcaGGAGAGAGTcaagacagcaagaaaaagaaaaagaaaaaggagaagaagaagcaCAAGAAGCATAAGAAACACAAGAAGCATAAGAAACACGTGGGAACCGAAACGGAATTGGAAAAGAgccaaaaacacaaacacaagaagaaaaaatcaaagaagAGCAAAGATAAAGAGAAAGATGACCAAAAAGTGAAATCTGTCACCACATGA
- the RBBP6 gene encoding E3 ubiquitin-protein ligase RBBP6 isoform X1 gives MSCVHYKFSSKLNYDTVTFDGLHISLCDLKRQIMGREKLKAADCDLQITNAQTKEEYTDDSALIPKNSSVIVRRIPIGGVKATSKTYVMTPKSHKILETSFRSRTEPVSGTSKAIDDSSASISLAQLTKTANLAEANASEEDKIKAMMTQSGHEYDPINYMKKPLGPPPPSYTCFRCGKPGHYIKNCPTNGDKNFESVPRIKKSTGIPRSFMMEVKDPNTKGAMLTNTGKYAIPTIDAEAYAIGKKEKPPFLPEEPSSSSEEDDPIPDELLCLICKDIMTDAVVIPCCGNSYCDECIRTALLESEEHTCPTCHQTDVSPDALIANKFLRQAVNNFKNETGYTKRLRKQVQQQQQQQQQPPPPPPPPPPPPLMRQTITRNLQPLLRPALPRQQDPLMIPLASLASRSALSSLGPGPGPGLPVNPSSVLVSDLPPAVSLSLREKPDGPFRDPDALLPPAALVSAAELSKSSPLSITSLLEEKGYQVPVLRQPALPSLLGPQGQSIPTTGHPMRAGAIRSAGGRPGWELANRGRPHSDRAQRTQAPSLPASAPVFVPVPPPPLYPPPPHALPLPPGVPPPQFPPQFPPGQPPSAGYPVPPPGYPPAPANMSSAWVPAAVPAAHSNTIPTTQAPPLSREEFYREQRRLKEEEKKKSKLDEFTNDFAKELMEYKKIQKERRRSFSRSKSPYSASSYSRSSYTYSKSRSGSSRSRSYSRSFSRSHSRSYSRSPPYPRRGKAKSRSYRSRSRSHGYHRSRSRSPPYRRYHSRSRSPVFRGQSPTKRTLPQGEGEREYFNRFREVPPYDVKAYYGRSVDFRDPFEKERYREWERNYREWYEKFYKGYAVGAQPRPPVARENFSPDRFGPPGTRRENSPYARGRREEYPGGQSHRNRNVAGNYPEKQSGREGHGIKDPTKSKEKEVENPLGDGKGNKHKKHRKRRKGDENEGFPSAELLEGARKPREPGTAEDVKADSLFMLPSRDDATPVRDEPMEADSISFKPVSEKEKKEKDKPKAKTDKTKRKADVAVPPKKDSTVKPAKASQEKADTDREKSPRTEPPVKKVKEELPKTESAKTSSSQKDEKALGTPRKAHPKVAKDHPETRPAKEEKAKKEHPKEAKSEKPSNKEDKSKKPTEKSKPSDTKPEKRKRKADEKVDKEHEATSTKASKPETAESKTSPKGKTEPDGEKGERTPEKDKSGLLNPAKKIKLNRETGKKIVSGENVPPAKEHVEKPEPSSSKAKQEKAKGKVRRKVTAADGSSSTLVDYTSTSSTGGSPIKKTEEKTDTKRTVIKTLEEYNNDITAPAEDVIIMIQVPQSKWDKDDFESEEEDIKTPQVPPTVGKPASVIKNVSAKAPNPVKHTEKEVEPLEKTLKTTKESSYESSQHDTKSSKSSLSNEKGKTKDRDHSLLDKDTSEKRKSSAQPEKDHLERGTEQGNGKNTSQSSKESRSEKHDTGRGSTAKDFTPNRDKKSDHDGTREHSSSKRREEKSEAARRKDSPSRNRESASVQKSKPREERAEPSKKGAGDAKRSSYSPPRERKQAEHKAAHEAKRTSEEHKPLDKNAGKEKEKEKEKEKEKEKEKEKEKEKEKEKEKEKEKDKPVPEVKSIKEKEPTVSKPPPLKPESPEVKAEKENGADKSVAKAKAQLSSASRLSSDLTRETDEAAFVPDYNESDSESNVSAKEEEAAGKNPKEVKEKPLGDKVKEEGAAPAAEEQPEASRSQSQSSPSVSRSRSQSPSESQTRSHSSSASSGESQDSKKKKKKKEKKKHKKHKKHKKHKKHVGTETELEKSQKHKHKKKKSKKSKDKEKDDQKVKSVTT, from the exons ATGTCGTGCGTGCACTACAAGTTCTCCTCCAAGCTCAACTATGATACGGTCACCTTCGACGGCCTCCACATCTCCTTGTGCGACCTGAAGCGCCAGATCATGGGCCGCGAGAAGCTGAAGGCGGCGGACTGCGACCTGCAGATCACCAACGCCCAGACCAAAGAAG AATACACGGATGATAGTGCTCTGATTCCGAAGAACTCCTCAGTAATTGTTAGACGAATACCTATTGGAGGAGTTAAAGCTACCAGCAAAACATATGTTAT GACTCCTAAATCGCACAAAATCCTAGAAACTTCTTTCAG AAGTCGAACTGAGCCAGTGAGTGGAACATCAAAAGCA ATTGATGACTCTTCTGCATCTATTTCTCTGGCCCAGCTTACtaag ACTGCCAATCTGGCTGAAGCCAATGCTTCCgaagaagataaaataaaagctatgaTGACACAGTCTGGCCATGAATATGATCCAATCAA TTACATGAAGAAACCCTTGGGTCCACCTCCACCATCCTACACTTGTTTTCGGTGTGGAAAACCTGGCCACTACATAAAGAACTGCCCAACAAATGGG GACAAAAATTTTGAGTCTGTGCCCAGAATTAAAAAGAGCACAGGGATTCCCAGGAGCTTCATGATGGAGGTTAAAGACCCCAACACAAAGGGGGCCATGCTGACCAACACCGGGAAATACGCCATCCCCACCATCGATGC GGAAGCTTATGCTattggaaagaaggaaaagcctcCCTTCTTACCAGAGGAACCGTCCTCCTCCTCAGAAGAAGATGATCCTATTCCAGATGAGTTGTTATGTCTGATTTGTAAAGATATAATGACTGATGCAGTTGTTATTCCCTGCTGTGGAAACAGTTACTGTGATGAAT GTATTAGAACTGCATTACTGGAGTCTGAGGAGCATACCTGCCCAACTTGTCATCAAACTGATGTTTCTCCTGATGCATTAATTGCCAACAAGTTCCTGCGGCAG GCTGTGAATAACTTCAAAAATGAGACTGGCTACACAAAAAGGCTCCGTAAGCAGgttcagcagcaacagcagcagcagcagcagccaccacctccaccacctccaccacctccaccaCCCCTCATGAGGCAAACAATAACACGCAACCTCCAGCCTCTACTCCGGCCAGCCCTTCCCAGACAGCAGGATCCCCTGATGATACCATTGGCTTCTCTGGCTTCTCGTTCTGCTTTGTCATCCCTGGGCCCTGGCCCAGGACCTGGGCTGCCAGTAAATCCCTCTTCTGTCCTTGTCTCTGATCTCCCTCCAGCAGTGTCCCTGTCTCTGCGGGAAAAGCCCGATGGGCCCTTCCG TGATCCCGATGCTCTCTTACCCCCTGCTGCTCTCGTGTCTGCTGCTGAACTTTCTAAATCTTCCCCTCTGTCAATCACCAGTTTGTTGGAAGAGAAG GGCTATCAGGTTCCTGTGCTGAGACAACCAGCATTACCGAGTCTTCTGGGCCCTCAAGGACAATCAATACCCACAACTG GTCATCCAATGAGAGCTGGTGCCATTCGCTCAGCAGGTGGCAGACCAGGCTGGGAGCT TGCAAACCGCGGGCGCCCTCACAGTGACCGTGCCCAGAGGACTCAGGCCCCGTCTCTGCCTGCCTCAGCTCCCGTCTTTGTGCCTGTGCCTCCACCTCCCCTCTACCCTCCACCACCCCATGCACTTCCTCTTCCTCCGGGGGTGCCACCACCACAGTTTCCTCCTCAGTTTCCACCTGGTCAGCCTCCATCTGCTGGGTACCCTGTTCCCCCTCCTGGAtaccccccagctcctgcaaaCATGTCATCAGCTTGGGTACCCGCAGCAGTACCAGCAGCTCACTCAAACACCATCCCAACGACCCAAGCACCTCCTTTATCTAGGGAGGAGTTTTACAGAGAGCAGCGGAGGCTCAAAGAGGA ggaaaagaaaaagtccaAACTTGATGAGTTTACAAATGATTTTGCTAAGGAATTGATGGAATATAAAAAGATTCAAAAGGAGCGTAGGCGTTCGTTTTCCAG gtCCAAGTCTCCCTATAGTGCATCATCTTATTCTAGAAGCTCCTATACCTACTCCAAGTCAAGATCAGGTTCCTCCCGCTCCCGCTCCTACTCCCGCTCCTTCAGCCGCTCCCATTCCCGCTCCTATTCCCGCTCACCTCCCTACCCCAGGAGAGGCAAAGCCAAGAGCCGCAGCTACCGCTCCCGCTCCCGCTCACACGGGTACCACCGCTCCCGCTCCAGGTCACCCCCGTACCGCCGCTACCACTCGCGCTCACGCTCCCCAGTGTTCCGGGGACAGTCTCCCACCAAACGGACTCTACCTCAAGGAGAGGGAGAACGGGAATACTTCAACAGGTTCCGAGAGGTCCCGCCCTACGACGTGAAAGCTTACTACGGCAGGTCTGTCGACTTCAGAGATCCCTTCGAAAAGGAGAGGTACAGAGAGTGGGAGAGGAACTACAGGGAATGGTACGAAAAGTTTTACAAGGGCTACGCCGTGGGTGCTCAGCCTCGGCCCCCCGTAGCCAGGGAGAACTTTTCCCCGGATAGGTTTGGTCCGCCCGGGACCAGACGAGAAAACTCACCCTATGCTCGGGGCCGCCGGGAGGAATATCCCGGAGGGCAAAGCCACAGGAATCGTAACGTAGCTGGAAATTATCCCGAGAAACAATCCGGGAGAGAGGGCCATGGCATCAAAGATCCCACGAAATCAaaagagaaggaggtggaaaatCCACTGGGTGACGGCAAAGGcaataaacataaaaaacacaggaagaggaggaaaggagatgaGAATGAAGGATTTCCCAGTGCGGAGCTGTTGGAAGGTGCCAGAAAGCCCAGAGAGCCAGGCACGGCAGAAGATGTTAAAGCAGACTCTCTGTTCATGCTGCCAAGCAGAGATGATGCCACCCCGGTGAGAGACGAGCCCATGGAAGCAGATTCCATTTCTTTCAAACCAGtgtcagaaaaggagaaaaaggagaaggataAGCCAAAAGCAAAGACTGACAAGACAAAGCGGAAAGCAGACGTGGCTGTTCCCCCTAAAAAAGACAGCACAGTAAAACCAGCAAAGGCCTCCCAGGAGAAGGCAGACACTGACCGTGAAAAATCCCCTCGAACAGAACCCCCTGTGAAAAAAGTGAAGGAGGAGTTGCCAAAAACAGAGAGTGCTAAAACATCTTCCTCTCAAAAGGATGAGAAGGCTCTTGGTACCCCACGGAAAGCTCACCCCAAAGTGGCAAAAGATCACCCAGAAACTAGACCAGCcaaggaggaaaaggcaaagaaagagcATCCAAAAGAAGCCAAGTCAGAGAAGCCCTCCAACAAAGAGGACAAGTCAAAGAAACCTACTGAAAAAAGCAAGCCTTCTGATACAAAACccgaaaaaagaaaaagaaaagcagatgaaaaggTTGATAAAGAACACGAAGCCACTTCCACAAAGGCCTCTAAACCAGAAACTGCTGAATCTAAAACATCACCGAAGGGAAAGACTGAGCCTGATGGTGAGAAAGGAGAACGAACTCCAGAGAAGGACAAATCTGGTTTACTTAACCCTGCAAAAAAGATTAAACTTAACCGAGAAACTGGTAAAAAGATTGTGAGTGGAGAAAACGTGCCACCTGCAAAAGAACATGTGGAGAAACCTGagccaagcagcagcaaagctaagcaagaaaaagcaaagggaaaagtgagaagaaaagtCACAGCAGCTGACGGGTCCAGTTCAACTCTTGTAGATTATACCAG CACAAGTTCCACTGGAGGAAGCCCCAttaaaaagactgaagaaaagacAGATACAAAACGAACGGTCATTAAGACCCTGGAGGAGTACAATAATGATATAACAGCCCCTGCTGAAGATGTCATTATTATGATCCAGGTTCCTCAGTCAAAGTGGGATAAAGATGACTTTGAGTCTGAAGAGGAAGACATTAAAACTCCCCAGGTACCTCCAACTGTAGGAAAACCTGCCAGTGTTATCAAAAATGTCAGTGCTAAGGCACCAAACCCCgtaaaacacactgaaaaagaGGTGGAGCCTTtggagaaaacactgaaaaccacAAAAGAGTCAAGTTATGAAAGCTCTCAGCATGACACAAAAAGTTCAAAAAGTTCTCTGtcaaatgagaaaggaaaaaccaaagACCGTGATCATTCTCTGTTAGACAAGGACACTTCtgagaagaggaagagcagTGCTCAGCCGGAAAAGGACCACTTGGAACGTGGAACTGagcaaggaaatggaaaaaatacttccCAATCTTCCAAAGAAAGCAGGTCTGAGAAACATGATACTGGCCGTGGATCCACAGCTAAAGACTTCACTCCTAACAGAGACAAAAAATCTGACCACGATGGCACCAGAGAGCATTCTAGTTCCAAGCgtagagaggaaaagagtgAAGCAGCCAGGAGGAAAGATTCCCCTTCTCGAAACAGGGAATCTGCATCAGTCCAGAAGAGCAAGCCCAGGGAGGAGCGAGCAGAGCCATCCAAAAAGGGAGCTGGAGATGCCAAAAGGAGCAGCTACAGCCCCCCACGGGAGAGAAAGCAGGCAGAGCACAAAGCTGCCCACGAGGCCAAGCGTACCTCGGAGGAGCACAAACCTCTGgataaaaatgcaggaaaagagaaagaaaaagagaaagagaaagaaaaagagaaagagaaagaaaaagagaaagagaaagagaaagaaaaagaaaaggagaaagaaaaagagaaagacaagcCTGTGCCAGAAGTAAAGAGCATTAAAGAGAAAGAGCCAACTGTTAGCAAACCACCACCTTTGAAACCAGAATCCCCAGAGGTAAAAGCTGAGAAGGAGAACGGGGCTGATAAGAGTGTGGCCAAGGCCAAGGCTCAGCTCAGCAGCGCCTCCCGCCTCTCCTCGGACCTGACACGAGAGACTGATGAGGCTGCATTTGTACCAGACTACAACGAGAGTGACAGTGAGAGTAATGTGTCTGCAAAAGAGGAGGAAGCTGCGGGGAAAAACCCCAAGGAAGTGAAAGAGAAGCCCCTTGGTGATAAGGTGAAGGAGGaaggggcagccccagctgcgGAGGAGCAGCCTGAAGCCAGCAGGAGTCAGAGTCAGAGCAGCCCCAGCGTCAGCCGCAGCCGGAGCCAGAGCCCCTCTGAGAGTCAGACTCGAAGccacagcagcagtgccagctcaGGAGAGAGTcaagacagcaagaaaaagaaaaagaaaaaggagaagaagaagcaCAAGAAGCATAAGAAACACAAGAAGCATAAGAAACACGTGGGAACCGAAACGGAATTGGAAAAGAgccaaaaacacaaacacaagaagaaaaaatcaaagaagAGCAAAGATAAAGAGAAAGATGACCAAAAAGTGAAATCTGTCACCACATGA